In one Solanum lycopersicum chromosome 11, SLM_r2.1 genomic region, the following are encoded:
- the LOC101259603 gene encoding uncharacterized protein isoform X1: MGRAKLKLHKLDGSNRIGVYSRRKKGLLKKANELSVLCDIDIFLAMFSPSGKPSVYKSETSSFEDMITKIVEVNPEERAKRKMECLETIKKACKKSDHDVNIGEQLCPGDLTTEDINFLSHSLRIRLSDIEGRLRLWKNLDKIDNIQQLRKLEDSISKSLNEIAKHKYGMRSLIFSNGEDIHPSSVQHGMDLPSNFDAREEPHQCTLNHGCDSENTDVYEDLTSFCSSLPSDTGQDFQASTLMPHGIKAWQELYQCSSVHGGNNENIDVYEDLNSFPLGYLEEPSFSFESYTNLVCNKEVEISKPESKFFLPDEMFLDCELNQEDIEREFGFTFDVPQVELMDAHGNILGCCTNNGSMLPHSDFVNIHHSSTSTSGACDNMMLAESLNFLCGMDSLSSDAGEEFSTYSSITHGTNSLSTQLNVGLSVHGSASENMDGYNLNVFDPSLKFDDEHKFHSSSSIQCGINSPVSFDAVQEGNRSSSVHGGDSDNIYGYEDLNSFVQGFLEDPSVSFESSTDPACNHDIQNCKPGYENCSADKTFLDCQINQEDLEIAFRSTIDLPLVEKRDLQESTFDCLNKGFGIRQLTSIIV; the protein is encoded by the exons ATGGGGAGAGCAAAATTGAAACTGCATAAATTGGATGGTAGCAACCGTATAGGAGTATATTCAAGGAGAAAGAAAGGACTCTTGAAGAAAGCTAATGAGCTTTCAGTATTGTGTGACATTGACATCTTTCTTGCCATGTTTTCACCAAGCGGAAAGCCTAGTGTATACAAGTCAGAGACCAG TAGCTTCGAGGACATGATTACCAAGATTGTCGAAGTGAATCCAGAAGAAAGGGCAAAAAG GAAGATGGAATGTCTTGAA ACAATAAAGAAAGCGTGCAAGAAGTCTGATCACGATGTAAATATAGGAGAACAGCTCTGTCCTGG GGATTTGACAACGGAG GATATAAATTTTCTCTCACATTCATTAAGAATTCGACTTTCAGACATCGAGGGTAGACTCAG GCTCTGGAAGAATCTTGACAAGATTGACAACATTCAACAACTTAGGAAATTGGAggattcaatttcaaaatcTCTTAACGAAATCGCAAAGCATAAG TATGGGATGAGATCATTAATTTTTAGTAACGGGGAAGATATTCATCCTTCTTCAGTCCAACATGGTATGGATTTACCTTCAAACTTTGATGCAAGGGAAGAGCCCCATCAATGTACATTAAATCATGGTTGTGATAGTGAGAATACGGACGTGTACGAAGACCTgacttcattttgttcatcttTACCTTCTGATACTGGGCAAGACTTCCAGGCTTCTACACTGATGCCGCATGGGATTAAGGCCTGGCAAGAGCTCTATCAATGCTCATCAGTCCACGGTggtaataatgaaaatatcgaTGTGTACGAGGACTTAAATTCATTCCCACTAGG GTATTTGGAGGAACCGTCTTTTTCTTTTGAGAGCTACACAAATCTTGTTTGCAACAAAGAAGTTGAGATATCTAAGCCGGAATCCAAATTTTTTCTACCTGATGAAATGTTTCTGGATTGTGAATTAAATCAGGAAGATATTGAAAGAGAGTTTGGATTTACTTTTGATGTGCCACAAGTAGAACTAATGGATGCCCACGGAAATATTTTGGGCTGTTGCACCAACAATGGTTCCATGCTTCCTCATTCTGATTTTGTTAACATCCATCATAGTTCAACATCAACATCTGGAGCTTGTGACAATATGATGTTAGCTGAATCTCtaaacttttta TGTGGGATGGATTCATTAAGTTCTGATGCTGGAGAAGAATTTTCAACTTATTCTTCGATCACGCATGGGACAAATTCACTTTCAACCCAGCTCAATGTAGGGTTATCAGTCCATGGTAGCGCTAGTGAAAATATGGATGGATACAACCTAAACGTATTTGATCCATCTTTAAAATTTGATGACGAGCATAAATTTCATTCTTCATCATCGATCCAGTGTGGGATAAATTCACCAGTAAGTTTTGATGCTGTGCAAGAGGGTAATCGATCTTCATCAGTCCATGGTGGTGATAGTGATAATATTTATGGATATGAGGACCTAAATTCGTTCGTACAAGG GTTTTTAGAGGATCCCTCTGTATCTTTTGAGAGCTCTACAGATCCTGCTTGCAATCATGACATTCAAAATTGTAAGCCTGGATATGAAAATTGTTCAGCGGATAAAACGTTTCTTGATTGTCAAATAAATCAGGAAGATCTTGAAATAGCATTTAGATCTACTATTGATTTGCCACTGGTAGAGAAAAGGGATCTCCAGGAAAGCACTTTTGACTGCCTCAACAAAGGTTTTGGAATTCGACAACTAACATCCATCATAGTGTAG
- the LOC101259603 gene encoding uncharacterized protein isoform X2 — translation MGRAKLKLHKLDGSNRIGVYSRRKKGLLKKANELSVLCDIDIFLAMFSPSGKPSVYKSETSSFEDMITKIVEVNPEERAKRKMECLETIKKACKKSDHDVNIGEQLCPGDLTTEDINFLSHSLRIRLSDIEGRLRLWKNLDKIDNIQQLRKLEDSISKSLNEIAKHKYGMRSLIFSNGEDIHPSSVQHDFQASTLMPHGIKAWQELYQCSSVHGGNNENIDVYEDLNSFPLGYLEEPSFSFESYTNLVCNKEVEISKPESKFFLPDEMFLDCELNQEDIEREFGFTFDVPQVELMDAHGNILGCCTNNGSMLPHSDFVNIHHSSTSTSGACDNMMLAESLNFLCGMDSLSSDAGEEFSTYSSITHGTNSLSTQLNVGLSVHGSASENMDGYNLNVFDPSLKFDDEHKFHSSSSIQCGINSPVSFDAVQEGNRSSSVHGGDSDNIYGYEDLNSFVQGFLEDPSVSFESSTDPACNHDIQNCKPGYENCSADKTFLDCQINQEDLEIAFRSTIDLPLVEKRDLQESTFDCLNKGFGIRQLTSIIV, via the exons ATGGGGAGAGCAAAATTGAAACTGCATAAATTGGATGGTAGCAACCGTATAGGAGTATATTCAAGGAGAAAGAAAGGACTCTTGAAGAAAGCTAATGAGCTTTCAGTATTGTGTGACATTGACATCTTTCTTGCCATGTTTTCACCAAGCGGAAAGCCTAGTGTATACAAGTCAGAGACCAG TAGCTTCGAGGACATGATTACCAAGATTGTCGAAGTGAATCCAGAAGAAAGGGCAAAAAG GAAGATGGAATGTCTTGAA ACAATAAAGAAAGCGTGCAAGAAGTCTGATCACGATGTAAATATAGGAGAACAGCTCTGTCCTGG GGATTTGACAACGGAG GATATAAATTTTCTCTCACATTCATTAAGAATTCGACTTTCAGACATCGAGGGTAGACTCAG GCTCTGGAAGAATCTTGACAAGATTGACAACATTCAACAACTTAGGAAATTGGAggattcaatttcaaaatcTCTTAACGAAATCGCAAAGCATAAG TATGGGATGAGATCATTAATTTTTAGTAACGGGGAAGATATTCATCCTTCTTCAGTCCAACATG ACTTCCAGGCTTCTACACTGATGCCGCATGGGATTAAGGCCTGGCAAGAGCTCTATCAATGCTCATCAGTCCACGGTggtaataatgaaaatatcgaTGTGTACGAGGACTTAAATTCATTCCCACTAGG GTATTTGGAGGAACCGTCTTTTTCTTTTGAGAGCTACACAAATCTTGTTTGCAACAAAGAAGTTGAGATATCTAAGCCGGAATCCAAATTTTTTCTACCTGATGAAATGTTTCTGGATTGTGAATTAAATCAGGAAGATATTGAAAGAGAGTTTGGATTTACTTTTGATGTGCCACAAGTAGAACTAATGGATGCCCACGGAAATATTTTGGGCTGTTGCACCAACAATGGTTCCATGCTTCCTCATTCTGATTTTGTTAACATCCATCATAGTTCAACATCAACATCTGGAGCTTGTGACAATATGATGTTAGCTGAATCTCtaaacttttta TGTGGGATGGATTCATTAAGTTCTGATGCTGGAGAAGAATTTTCAACTTATTCTTCGATCACGCATGGGACAAATTCACTTTCAACCCAGCTCAATGTAGGGTTATCAGTCCATGGTAGCGCTAGTGAAAATATGGATGGATACAACCTAAACGTATTTGATCCATCTTTAAAATTTGATGACGAGCATAAATTTCATTCTTCATCATCGATCCAGTGTGGGATAAATTCACCAGTAAGTTTTGATGCTGTGCAAGAGGGTAATCGATCTTCATCAGTCCATGGTGGTGATAGTGATAATATTTATGGATATGAGGACCTAAATTCGTTCGTACAAGG GTTTTTAGAGGATCCCTCTGTATCTTTTGAGAGCTCTACAGATCCTGCTTGCAATCATGACATTCAAAATTGTAAGCCTGGATATGAAAATTGTTCAGCGGATAAAACGTTTCTTGATTGTCAAATAAATCAGGAAGATCTTGAAATAGCATTTAGATCTACTATTGATTTGCCACTGGTAGAGAAAAGGGATCTCCAGGAAAGCACTTTTGACTGCCTCAACAAAGGTTTTGGAATTCGACAACTAACATCCATCATAGTGTAG